In the genome of Paenibacillus sp. FSL R5-0766, one region contains:
- a CDS encoding YlbF family regulator: MSVAEMNTVDMAQVLTGAYELGDMINQSAEVSDYLYWKQQVETTPEIQMGIRKLNAKKELFEETQRFGHFHPDYHAAKDQVKALEQELENFEAVIRFKQAEKSLDDMLFQMSETIAFAVSTTIKVPSNDPNPKGGCGSGGKCGCS, encoded by the coding sequence ATGAGCGTAGCGGAAATGAACACGGTCGATATGGCCCAAGTGTTAACGGGCGCATATGAACTGGGCGACATGATTAACCAATCTGCCGAAGTATCGGATTATTTATATTGGAAGCAGCAAGTCGAGACTACCCCTGAGATTCAGATGGGGATTCGGAAGCTGAATGCCAAGAAGGAATTGTTTGAAGAAACACAGCGTTTCGGTCATTTTCACCCGGATTATCATGCAGCAAAAGACCAGGTGAAGGCTCTGGAACAGGAGTTGGAAAATTTCGAGGCGGTAATCCGCTTCAAACAGGCAGAGAAGTCCCTGGATGATATGTTATTCCAGATGTCAGAGACCATTGCATTTGCAGTGTCAACGACCATTAAGGTACCGAGCAATGACCCGAATCCGAAGGGCGG